A genomic region of Papaver somniferum cultivar HN1 chromosome 7, ASM357369v1, whole genome shotgun sequence contains the following coding sequences:
- the LOC113294824 gene encoding uncharacterized protein LOC113294824, protein MGSSTVDFKKSVDLVTPVEESPSIDLIKGTNDRCAAWRFSLIGRLDLLRLKFSDAVLNLKSQWKLEDQCKMIPLGKLFFTIKLDNERDQSYIKAGKWEVLHQDLWIRNWIPNFHLENHRTSYANIWVHLPGLSLEYWDEKTLFTICSDLGDPVKVDEATLNFENGMFARVLINIDLAKKIPHKLWIKTKFGGFMQDVVLTKLPKFCQNCKIVGHLLSECRVKKVSQEANILQKNTSPLFGSTSLKPQDKFDSNKAYEDKSTNSTKPVSPTTTLSPPKNTKKLDICFTPVTHINQQVVTPQHSMIEEETVINVSEEECNLDPTRISQIAEENAIEKSVIKYINGKDCSISEERVPSTSWSRIIQKPASSNVTSTSETQKQGAEPKVKILQATNKYNFRKNQGKGGTKGLQPQI, encoded by the exons ATGGGTTCCTCAACTGTTGATTTTAAAAAATCTGTAGATCTTGTTACTCCGGTTGAGGAAAGTCCTTCAATAGATCTTATTAAGGGTACTAATGATAGATGTGCTGCGTGGAGATTCTCTTTAATTGGTCGTCTTGATTTGCTTCGATTGAAATTTTCTGATGCTGTTCTTAATCTTAAAAGTCAGTGGAAATTAGAAGATCAATGTAAAATGATTCCATTAGGAAAATTATTCTTTACGATTAAACTGGATAATGAGCGTGATCAAAGTTACATTAAAGCTGGGAAATGGGAAGTTCTTCATCAGGATCTATGGATTCGTAATTGGATACCCAATTTTCATCTAGAAAATCATCGTACATCATATGCTAATATATGGGTTCATCTTCCTGGACTCAGCTTAGAGTATTGGGATGAAAAAACACTCTTCACCATCTGCAGTGATTTGGGTGATCCTGTGAAAGTGGATGAAGCTACCTTAAACTTTGAGAATGGTATGTTTGCAAGAGTTTTAATCAACATTGATTTAGCAAAGAAGATTCCTCATAAACTCTGGATTAAAACTAAATTTGGGGGTTTTATGCAAGATGTGGTTCTTACTAAGTTACCTAAATTCTGTCAAAATTGCAAAATTGTTGGTCATCTTCTTTCTGAGTGCAGAGTTAAGAAAGTATCACAAGAAGCAAATATTCTACAAAAAAACACCTCTCCATTATTTGGATCAACATCACTGAAGCCTCAAGACAAATTTGACTCAAATAAAGCTTATGAAGACAAGAGCACTAATTCTACAAAACCTGTATCTCCAACAACAACATTATCTCCACcaaaaaacacaaagaaattgGATATCTGTTTTACTCCTGTAACACATATTAATCAACAAGTGGTTACTCCACAGCATTCAA TGATTGAAGAAGAAACTGTTATCAATGTGTCTGAGGAAGAATGTAATCTTGATCCAACAAGAATATCACAAATAGCTGAAGAAAATGCAATTGAAAAGAGTGTTATCAAATATATTAATGGGAAGGATTGTTCAATATCAGAAGAAAGAGTGCCTTCAACCTCTTGgtcaagaataattcaaaaaccaGCTTCTTCAAATGTAACATCTACTTCTGAAACACAAAAACAAGGAGCAGAACCAAAGGTAAAAATTCTACAAGCTACCAACAAATACAATTTTAGGAAAAATCAAGGAAAGGGAGGCACTAAAGGCCTCCAACCACAAATATGA